From one Neovison vison isolate M4711 chromosome 1, ASM_NN_V1, whole genome shotgun sequence genomic stretch:
- the LOC122900427 gene encoding olfactory receptor 10C1-like, with protein sequence MNLSCSLWQDNSLSVQHFVFAKFSEVPEQCFLLFTLVLLLFLASLTGNALIALAIWTNPVLHTPMYFFLANLSLLEIGYTCSVTPRMLQSLASEARGISREGCATQMFFFTFFGISECCLLAAMAVDRCMAICSPLHYATRMSQGVCAQLAVASWGVGCMVGLGQTNYIFSLNFCGPCEIDHFFCDLPPILALACGDTSRNEAAVFVAAVLCISSPFLLIIASYGRILAAVLIMPSPEGRRKALSTCSSHLLVVTLFYGSGSVTYLRPKASHSPGTDKLLALFYTVVTSTLNPVIYSLRNKEVKAALRRTLGKRKF encoded by the coding sequence ATGAACCTCAGCTGCTCCCTGTGGCAGGACAACAGCCTGTCTGTCCAGCACTTCGTATTTGCCAAGTTCTCGGAGGTCCCTGAACAGTGTTTCCTTCTATTCACCCTCGTCCTACTCCTGTTTTTAGCGTCCCTCACGGGCAATGCCCTCATTGCCCTTGCCATCTGGACCAACCCCGTCctccacacacccatgtacttcttcctggccAACCTGTCTCTCCTAGAGATTGGCTACACGTGCTCGGTCACACCCAGGATGCTGCAGAGCCTCGCGAGTGAGGCCCGGGGCATCTCCCGGGAGGGGTGTGCTACGCAGatgtttttcttcacattttttggTATCAGTGAGTGCTGTCTTTTGGCAGCCATGGCTGTTGACCGCTGCATGGCCATATGCTCCCCACTGCACTATGCAACGCGAATGAGCCAGGGGGTGTGTGCCCAGCTGGCAGTCGCTTCCTGGGGGGTGGGTTGCATGGTAGGCTTGGGCCAGACCAACTACATTTTCTCCTTGAACTTCTGTGGCCCCTGTGAAATAGACCACTTCTTCTGTGACCTCCCCCCTATCCTGGCTCTTGCCTGTGGGGATACATCCCGTAACGAGGCCGCCGTCTTTGTTGCCGCCGTTCTTTGCATTTCCAGTCCGTTCCTACTAATCATTGCTTCCTATGGCAGGATCCTGGCTGCCGTGCTGATCATGCCCTCCCCCGAGGGCCGCCGTAAGGCTCTCTCCACCTGTTCTTCCCACCTGCTTGTAGTGACACTCTTCTatggctcagggtctgtcacctACTTGAGACCCAAGGCCAGCCATTCACCAGGAACAGATAAACTCCTAGCTCTGTTCTACACCGTGGTGACGTCCACGCTCAATCCTGTCATCTACAGTTTACGGAACAAGGAGGTCAAGGCAGCTCTCCGGAGAACCCTGGGTAAGAGAAAGTTCTGA